A region from the Triticum aestivum cultivar Chinese Spring chromosome 3D, IWGSC CS RefSeq v2.1, whole genome shotgun sequence genome encodes:
- the LOC123075640 gene encoding dirigent protein 22 yields MASAALLVLLALATMQAQTTSSEKETHLKVYWHDVVSGQDPTSVPVARAATTNTSKSAFGVVMVMDNSLTEGPSLDSSRLMGRAQGTYIAAGKDQLALLMLMNFVFTAGKYNGSSIAIVGRNAVFTEVREMAVVGGTGVFRWARGYAQARTHTLDLKTGDATVEYNIFIRH; encoded by the coding sequence ATGGCCTCTgccgcgctcctcgtcctcctcgcccTGGCCACCATGCAGGCGCAGACCACGTCGTCCGAGAAGGAGACGCACCTCAAGGTGTACTGGCACGACGTGGTGAGCGGACAAGACCCGACATCGGTgccggtggcgcgcgcggccacgacCAACACCTCCAAGTCGGCCTTCGGCGTCGTCATGGTCATGGACAACTCACTCACAGAGGGGCCGAGCCTCGACTCATCCAGGCTCATGGGCCGCGCCCAGGGCACGTACATCGCCGCCGGCAAGGACCAGCTGGCGCTGCTCATGCTCATGAACTTCGTCTTTACCGCCGGAAAGTACAACGGCAGCAGCATCGCCATTGTGGGTCGCAACGCCGTGTTTACCGAGGTCCGTGAGATGGCTGTCGTCGGTGGTACCGGCGTGTTCAGGTGGGCACGCGGGTACGCGCAGGCCAGGACGCATACCTTAGACCTCAAGACCGGCGACGCCACCGTCGAGTACAACATATTCATCAGGCACTAG